The proteins below are encoded in one region of Planctopirus limnophila DSM 3776:
- a CDS encoding DUF6263 family protein, with amino-acid sequence MLQLLRTLCFGMACTSTDLSHSRLVIGCLTSLLACCLSFMTSNAAVAQTELILKFKAGDVYQQKVTTSTITGGVVAEKPVKTTLQQEMLITTKVEAVTESGAGKLSQVIDQITLDIDLPNGKSVAYDSNQKEFSDPLLTALHKTLGLLDGAKFQFTVSPRGEFSDFVIPPELAQIAKAQPQGLMGDSLSEASLRRMFEDTSVSLPQGPINKGATWNRKTNVKLPIGEIVSHLTFTYEGPENETLERIAVGGDIEMTPAEKSPLAVTLNSKKLSGVVLFDKVAGRVESNQIKQVLEVTVAAGGQTNDITIESEVKTKLLPAAKE; translated from the coding sequence ATGCTCCAGCTCTTGAGAACTCTCTGCTTCGGTATGGCCTGCACCTCAACAGATCTGAGTCACTCCCGACTTGTGATAGGGTGCCTGACTTCTTTACTGGCGTGCTGTCTCAGTTTCATGACCAGCAATGCGGCTGTGGCTCAAACAGAATTGATCCTGAAGTTCAAAGCGGGTGATGTGTATCAGCAGAAGGTGACGACGAGCACAATCACTGGTGGAGTGGTAGCCGAAAAGCCGGTGAAGACGACGCTTCAACAGGAAATGCTGATCACGACAAAAGTAGAGGCAGTTACAGAAAGCGGAGCTGGCAAGCTGAGTCAGGTGATTGACCAGATCACCTTGGATATCGACCTTCCGAATGGAAAATCGGTCGCTTACGATTCGAACCAGAAAGAGTTTTCTGATCCACTGCTGACTGCCTTACATAAGACACTGGGATTACTGGATGGCGCCAAGTTCCAGTTCACGGTCTCACCTCGGGGAGAATTCAGTGATTTTGTCATCCCGCCAGAGTTAGCTCAAATCGCCAAGGCTCAACCGCAGGGGTTGATGGGAGACAGCCTGTCGGAAGCGAGTCTACGCCGGATGTTTGAAGATACGAGTGTTTCACTTCCCCAGGGGCCCATTAACAAGGGGGCCACATGGAACCGAAAAACAAATGTAAAACTTCCGATTGGCGAGATTGTCAGTCATCTCACATTCACTTACGAAGGGCCTGAGAACGAGACTTTGGAGCGAATTGCCGTCGGTGGTGATATCGAGATGACACCGGCAGAAAAGTCACCTTTGGCAGTGACATTGAACTCGAAGAAGCTTTCGGGAGTGGTGCTGTTCGACAAAGTGGCGGGGCGGGTTGAATCGAATCAGATCAAACAAGTCCTGGAAGTGACTGTCGCCGCCGGTGGTCAGACGAATGACATTACGATCGAGAGTGAAGTGAAAACCAAGCTGCTCCCGGCCGCCAAAGAGTAG
- a CDS encoding ATP-binding protein has product MGLRIRRLLMAVTTAKGRFGATIPFEDGLNVLWAPNTSGKSTAMMSILYALGLEGMLGPSHQPPLPDAMRTHVMTGTSEIPVVESFVRMEIENSKGERITVQRQVESSNPKDSRQLVRVLLGPYMTKPDGQYERRDFYVRTGRAATDPSGFHRFLAEFIGYILPQIPAADNETVPLYLECLFPFFFVDQMTGWRDIKARMPTYLRIMEMGKRSAEYVLSLDILRRAIDKQENERKQAQLKEKWTTTASKAKAVTAASHVIVRGIPEDPTATWPPTPPLELLITDGTNWKSVRDSIKSLQTRLKEIDEKEIPRAEQVAQSAIEDLQRTEEELSRLTSRLEALTRDLMAERAHRDSVFKRLQALAEDYRKYQDAKKVEDRGGNIPIELASGNCPTCHQPIKDVLLEQEHASPPMTLEENILFIRDQIATFRDMYEDTKGVVEAKERQLDAIRQKIYDTNSTMRSLKHTLHSGGEVPSAAAIQERLLLEQSAISLQNVSDNFAEFDTVFENLANEWAEIQSRLKSLAKIGLTDMDEMKIAYLQTMFVQQLEEYQFSSFPIDQMSISRESYRPARNDFDVGLTSASDTIRIIWAYLIGMLEADRKFQTNHLGMLVFDEPRQQGTKKLSFDALLKRASKCAESKQQVIVATSEDKETLDSIIRDIPCHYLQYPGKILTPIPKKT; this is encoded by the coding sequence ATGGGCCTGCGAATCAGACGACTCCTAATGGCTGTGACGACTGCAAAGGGCAGGTTCGGCGCGACTATTCCCTTTGAAGATGGCCTGAATGTTCTTTGGGCTCCCAATACAAGCGGCAAATCAACAGCGATGATGTCGATCCTTTACGCTCTCGGTCTTGAGGGCATGCTTGGCCCCAGCCATCAGCCCCCACTGCCTGACGCGATGCGAACGCATGTCATGACCGGTACCAGCGAAATTCCGGTCGTGGAGTCGTTTGTCCGCATGGAGATAGAGAACAGCAAAGGCGAACGCATTACGGTTCAGCGTCAGGTCGAGTCGAGCAACCCCAAAGATTCCCGACAGCTTGTTCGTGTGCTGCTTGGCCCCTACATGACCAAGCCAGACGGTCAGTATGAGCGTCGCGACTTTTACGTTCGGACCGGACGTGCTGCTACGGACCCATCGGGATTTCACAGATTCCTGGCTGAGTTCATCGGATACATACTTCCGCAAATTCCTGCTGCGGACAATGAAACTGTCCCGCTGTACCTCGAATGTCTCTTTCCCTTTTTCTTCGTCGATCAAATGACTGGCTGGCGGGACATCAAGGCGAGAATGCCGACGTATCTCCGCATCATGGAGATGGGGAAGCGGAGTGCGGAATACGTGCTCAGTTTGGACATCTTGCGGCGGGCAATCGACAAGCAAGAGAATGAGCGAAAGCAGGCACAGTTGAAGGAAAAATGGACAACGACTGCCAGCAAAGCTAAAGCCGTTACCGCAGCCAGTCATGTTATAGTTCGTGGAATTCCCGAAGATCCTACAGCCACATGGCCTCCGACGCCTCCGCTTGAATTGCTCATCACCGATGGAACTAATTGGAAGTCTGTTCGGGATAGCATCAAGTCACTGCAAACGCGATTGAAGGAGATCGACGAGAAGGAAATTCCCCGTGCGGAACAGGTGGCTCAGTCGGCGATCGAAGACCTTCAAAGAACCGAAGAAGAACTGTCTCGTCTCACCAGCCGCCTAGAAGCGCTGACGCGGGACTTGATGGCTGAACGCGCTCACCGGGATTCGGTGTTCAAAAGACTCCAAGCACTCGCGGAGGATTACCGGAAGTATCAAGACGCGAAGAAGGTGGAGGATCGCGGTGGAAACATCCCGATTGAACTTGCCTCCGGAAACTGTCCGACCTGTCATCAACCAATCAAAGATGTTCTTCTGGAACAAGAGCATGCCAGTCCGCCAATGACCCTCGAAGAGAATATCCTCTTCATCAGAGATCAAATTGCGACATTCCGGGACATGTACGAAGATACGAAGGGGGTCGTCGAGGCCAAGGAACGGCAACTCGATGCAATTAGGCAGAAAATCTACGACACGAATTCGACAATGCGATCACTGAAGCACACGCTTCATTCCGGTGGTGAAGTTCCATCTGCCGCTGCGATTCAGGAGCGTCTGCTTCTCGAACAGTCGGCAATCTCGCTTCAAAACGTGTCCGACAACTTCGCGGAATTTGACACCGTCTTCGAGAATCTCGCCAACGAGTGGGCAGAGATTCAATCTCGATTGAAGTCATTGGCGAAAATCGGCCTCACGGACATGGATGAAATGAAAATCGCATACCTTCAAACGATGTTTGTCCAACAGCTCGAAGAGTATCAGTTCAGCAGTTTTCCGATTGATCAAATGAGCATCAGCAGAGAGAGCTATCGACCTGCGCGCAACGATTTTGATGTGGGTCTCACTTCCGCGAGCGACACAATCCGAATTATCTGGGCCTATCTCATCGGAATGCTCGAAGCGGACCGGAAGTTTCAGACAAACCACCTTGGAATGCTGGTGTTTGACGAGCCTCGCCAGCAAGGCACGAAGAAACTCAGTTTCGATGCCTTGCTAAAGCGTGCGTCGAAATGTGCAGAGTCAAAGCAGCAAGTGATCGTTGCGACAAGTGAAGACAAAGAAACACTCGATAGTATTATCAGAGACATTCCGTGCCACTATCTACAGTACCCTGGAAAGATACTGACGCCGATTCCCAAAAAGACATGA
- a CDS encoding alkaline phosphatase, with product MTRPNSIHNLSKLCLLMLLMTGTILWAAGEEPARNDHIRELQTMAIGRNQADFGHWGYKPEEYTQWGSHSNRLIPIYTFGTRPLQTQAGQKPAPTELAAYMGENSPYRSADALRKIYGFLPEATVNPQASYCDQTNLYDLQKAAAQAGKKYIFLVVFDGMDWQSTWNASIDRNQKVAYKEGRGTGFHFQDYTAGGTTGFGYMVTSPHNEGTQVDVDLQTVKNPGGKMLGGYDVTRGGEFPWSIAADPKYPIASASDKRVKHAYTDSSSSASSMTAGKKTYNNAVNVYPDGSQFETIVHQQQRLGWSVGVVTSVPVPHATPACAYAHNVDRDDYQDLTRDLVGLPSIAHPQAPLPGMDVVIGGGAGTDAKQASAQGKNFVPGNLYLTDADKQTIDVTHGGKYRVAERLPGIDGASHLMEMARLAAEKNERLFGIYGVGAYKGHLPFATANGDFKPAPGRSGSAEKYTRADLSENPTLAQMTEAALVVLEAKKKPFWLMVEAGDVDWANHDNNLDNSIGAIESGDNAVRVITDWVEKHSNWEESLVIVTADHGHYFHLLQPEALIAPNKVAKP from the coding sequence ATGACCAGACCGAATTCGATCCATAATCTTTCCAAGCTGTGCCTGTTGATGCTGCTGATGACGGGAACCATTCTTTGGGCAGCCGGTGAAGAACCAGCCCGAAATGATCATATTCGCGAACTGCAGACCATGGCGATTGGCCGCAATCAGGCCGATTTTGGTCATTGGGGCTACAAGCCTGAAGAATACACACAGTGGGGCAGTCACTCGAATCGGTTGATCCCGATCTACACGTTCGGCACGCGTCCACTTCAAACTCAGGCTGGGCAGAAGCCGGCCCCGACAGAACTCGCCGCCTACATGGGAGAAAACAGCCCTTATCGATCCGCCGACGCTCTGCGGAAGATCTATGGTTTTCTTCCTGAAGCGACAGTGAATCCCCAGGCCAGCTATTGCGATCAGACCAATCTGTACGACCTCCAGAAGGCCGCCGCACAAGCCGGGAAAAAGTATATCTTTCTCGTGGTCTTCGATGGCATGGATTGGCAATCGACGTGGAATGCGTCCATCGATCGCAATCAAAAGGTGGCCTACAAAGAGGGCCGCGGAACAGGCTTTCATTTCCAGGATTACACAGCCGGCGGAACAACCGGATTCGGCTACATGGTCACCAGCCCTCATAACGAGGGGACTCAGGTCGATGTCGATCTGCAAACGGTCAAAAACCCCGGCGGAAAAATGCTGGGAGGCTACGACGTCACCCGTGGCGGCGAATTTCCCTGGTCGATTGCTGCAGACCCGAAGTATCCCATTGCCAGTGCTTCTGATAAACGAGTCAAGCACGCTTACACTGATTCTTCCAGCTCAGCATCGAGCATGACTGCCGGTAAAAAAACCTATAATAACGCCGTCAACGTCTATCCTGATGGCAGCCAGTTTGAAACGATCGTCCATCAGCAACAGAGGCTCGGCTGGAGTGTCGGTGTCGTCACCAGCGTTCCCGTCCCACATGCCACACCCGCCTGTGCTTACGCACATAATGTTGACCGCGACGACTATCAGGATCTCACGCGTGATCTGGTCGGTTTACCTTCGATTGCACATCCTCAGGCACCATTACCTGGGATGGATGTCGTTATTGGCGGTGGAGCCGGGACAGATGCCAAACAAGCCTCTGCCCAGGGGAAAAATTTTGTTCCGGGAAACCTCTATCTGACTGATGCCGACAAACAAACCATCGATGTCACTCATGGTGGAAAGTACCGAGTGGCCGAACGTCTGCCAGGCATCGATGGCGCCAGTCACCTGATGGAAATGGCTCGACTGGCGGCAGAAAAGAACGAACGCCTGTTCGGTATCTATGGTGTCGGTGCTTACAAAGGGCATCTCCCCTTTGCCACAGCCAATGGAGATTTCAAACCGGCCCCGGGACGTTCCGGCTCGGCCGAAAAGTACACACGGGCCGATCTCTCCGAGAACCCCACGCTCGCACAGATGACGGAAGCCGCTCTCGTGGTGCTCGAAGCAAAGAAGAAACCTTTCTGGTTAATGGTCGAAGCGGGAGATGTCGATTGGGCCAATCACGACAACAATCTCGACAACTCGATTGGAGCCATCGAAAGTGGCGATAACGCAGTTCGCGTCATTACCGACTGGGTGGAAAAACACAGTAACTGGGAAGAGTCGCTGGTCATCGTCACAGCCGACCATGGGCATTACTTCCATCTGCTTCAGCCGGAGGCGCTGATTGCACCCAATAAAGTCGCCAAGCCTTGA
- a CDS encoding TM2 domain-containing protein — protein MTESKTNAASPEMAMEPHRALWLEANPWIAGVLAFLIPGAGHFYQGRWFKGTIYFFCILGTFLGGMKLGDGMVVYHKADTRLPTVWYATQLLTGAVALPAYFQGLRAAQPANRPLELSSISGTLTLPFEGELKAIGPGREGVGGPAKGTLTITSERTAFSYELGGRFVGTVGDRQVDLPLGGSRFLLAPQIGGGSGRTLEVSIGRNPNDHPDLQRLLIGSTPRSFMDSFEAPPDQPSLNDVYRRLGAKYDMAVVFTLIAGLLNLFAIWDCVEGPAYGFGDEQPRPAPSAESSSATIATEATSGNSATSSESRTAKPPQAVLKT, from the coding sequence ATGACCGAATCGAAAACGAATGCCGCCTCTCCAGAAATGGCCATGGAGCCGCATCGCGCGCTCTGGTTAGAGGCCAACCCGTGGATTGCCGGCGTGCTGGCCTTTCTCATCCCCGGCGCTGGTCATTTTTATCAGGGGCGGTGGTTCAAGGGGACGATTTACTTTTTCTGTATTCTGGGCACATTTCTGGGTGGTATGAAACTTGGCGATGGCATGGTCGTGTACCATAAAGCCGACACCCGCCTGCCCACAGTCTGGTATGCCACGCAACTGTTGACAGGTGCTGTGGCTCTTCCCGCTTACTTTCAGGGGCTGCGTGCCGCACAGCCCGCCAATCGACCACTCGAACTTTCATCGATTTCCGGCACACTCACACTTCCTTTCGAAGGTGAGTTGAAAGCTATTGGCCCAGGCAGAGAAGGTGTGGGTGGCCCTGCCAAAGGAACTTTAACCATTACGTCCGAGCGAACGGCCTTCAGCTATGAACTGGGCGGCCGCTTTGTAGGAACGGTGGGAGATCGTCAGGTCGATCTGCCTCTGGGTGGCAGCCGGTTTCTATTGGCTCCCCAGATTGGAGGAGGTTCTGGCAGAACGCTTGAAGTCAGCATTGGTCGCAATCCGAACGATCATCCCGACCTGCAGAGGCTACTGATTGGCAGCACTCCCAGATCATTCATGGATTCGTTTGAAGCACCACCTGATCAGCCAAGTCTGAACGATGTCTATCGGCGTCTAGGCGCGAAATATGATATGGCAGTTGTTTTCACATTGATCGCCGGTTTACTCAATCTTTTCGCGATCTGGGATTGTGTCGAAGGGCCGGCTTATGGCTTTGGTGATGAACAGCCACGACCTGCTCCATCGGCAGAGAGTTCTTCAGCGACAATTGCGACGGAAGCGACCAGTGGAAACTCAGCCACGAGTTCTGAAAGTCGAACTGCCAAACCACCTCAAGCCGTTCTCAAAACCTGA
- a CDS encoding HpcH/HpaI aldolase family protein gives MWKNPVKRALANGEPQIGTWLSLGNVFAARLMARSGFHWLTVDLEHSPIGWDSAGLLFGAIADAGGVCLARVPRGDHDYIKRVLDAGAHGIVVPMINTVEEAKIAIAAAKYPPAGNRSVGGSMHALNFGTSAGDYYQHANDEILVVLQTESPEGVANADAIYSLPGVDAIFVGPNDLAAQMRAPDGTEATQEEFEVMLGRILAAGQKHGVPVGIHTQSVEQAQKRIDAGWQFIAVGSELKFMVTGAQEVVANLGLQAAGDLARY, from the coding sequence ATGTGGAAGAACCCTGTCAAACGTGCTTTGGCCAATGGCGAGCCACAAATTGGCACATGGCTTTCTTTAGGGAACGTCTTCGCCGCTCGTTTAATGGCCCGCAGTGGCTTTCACTGGTTGACGGTCGATCTGGAACATTCGCCCATCGGGTGGGATAGTGCCGGGCTTTTGTTTGGGGCGATTGCCGATGCCGGTGGCGTTTGCCTGGCCCGAGTTCCCCGTGGCGATCACGATTACATCAAACGGGTGCTCGATGCGGGGGCACATGGCATTGTCGTCCCCATGATCAACACTGTGGAAGAAGCCAAAATTGCGATTGCTGCCGCCAAGTATCCGCCTGCCGGAAATCGTTCGGTGGGTGGTTCGATGCATGCGCTGAACTTCGGCACCAGTGCTGGCGATTACTACCAGCATGCCAATGATGAGATTCTCGTCGTCCTGCAGACAGAATCCCCCGAAGGAGTGGCTAATGCTGACGCGATCTATTCGCTGCCGGGAGTTGATGCGATTTTCGTCGGCCCCAATGATCTCGCAGCGCAGATGCGTGCTCCCGATGGTACCGAAGCGACTCAAGAAGAGTTTGAGGTCATGCTCGGCCGGATACTGGCGGCTGGTCAAAAACATGGCGTGCCTGTGGGCATTCACACTCAATCAGTCGAGCAGGCTCAGAAGCGGATTGATGCCGGCTGGCAATTCATTGCTGTGGGCAGCGAGCTGAAATTCATGGTAACTGGCGCGCAGGAAGTCGTCGCCAACCTCGGCCTCCAAGCCGCCGGCGACCTCGCCCGGTATTAA
- a CDS encoding ABC transporter permease, translated as MINTGLTFAIVDSWRLPAWLAFTVWGMGSFLAILLVINRVPVMYNVLNMVVRWRNTLLSAMAFTMVIGLLTVMQAFVNGMYRLTETSGQPGNVLILAEGALDEAFSSLAMADSNDIANQPGILKDGEQPLVSCETYLLAAQSVPQPEGKTKRRFLQIRGLVDPVMAGRVHGMTLDSGEWFSEAGIRPDPDDVNAAPLVEVVMGAGMATEMGRDRGTIDGRSRKEFVVGDRFELNNRVWYVTGILKRTGSSFDSEIWSKQSVVGPMFGKERYTTMVARTADNASAQKLKEFFNTEYTKAQLSAEVESEYYKKLSQTNEQFLYAIIIVACIMAIGGSFGVMNTMYAAVSQRIKDIGVLQLMGFKRRHILVSFVLESLLLALFGGLLGCLIGLFADGWTANSVVSGSGGGGKSVVLELTVDGATLISGLMLAMVMGLIGGFLPAISALRLRALDALR; from the coding sequence ATGATTAATACTGGACTGACATTCGCAATCGTCGATTCCTGGAGGCTGCCAGCCTGGCTGGCCTTTACTGTCTGGGGTATGGGTTCATTCCTGGCAATTCTGCTGGTGATCAATCGCGTCCCGGTCATGTACAACGTGTTGAATATGGTCGTGCGCTGGAGGAATACGCTCCTCTCGGCCATGGCCTTTACTATGGTCATTGGCCTGTTGACAGTCATGCAGGCTTTTGTGAATGGCATGTACCGCCTGACGGAAACCAGTGGTCAGCCCGGCAACGTGCTGATTCTGGCTGAAGGTGCCTTGGATGAAGCCTTCAGCAGTCTCGCCATGGCCGATTCCAACGATATTGCCAATCAACCGGGGATCTTGAAGGATGGCGAACAGCCTCTGGTCAGTTGCGAAACGTATCTCCTCGCCGCCCAGAGTGTTCCGCAACCTGAAGGGAAAACGAAACGCCGCTTTCTACAGATCCGTGGCCTCGTCGATCCTGTCATGGCTGGTCGAGTGCATGGCATGACTCTCGATTCTGGTGAATGGTTTTCGGAAGCCGGGATTCGCCCTGACCCGGATGATGTGAATGCGGCTCCACTCGTCGAGGTGGTGATGGGAGCTGGCATGGCCACGGAAATGGGGCGAGATCGAGGCACGATTGACGGCCGTTCCCGCAAAGAATTCGTTGTCGGCGACCGTTTTGAACTGAATAACCGCGTGTGGTATGTCACCGGGATTCTTAAGCGGACTGGTTCATCATTCGATTCAGAGATCTGGAGTAAACAGAGTGTCGTCGGCCCGATGTTCGGTAAAGAACGCTACACGACCATGGTCGCGCGGACGGCTGACAACGCCAGTGCTCAAAAACTCAAGGAATTCTTTAATACCGAATATACCAAAGCACAATTAAGTGCCGAAGTTGAATCGGAGTATTACAAGAAGCTGTCGCAGACAAATGAGCAGTTTCTATATGCCATTATTATTGTGGCATGCATCATGGCGATTGGTGGCAGCTTTGGCGTGATGAACACCATGTATGCGGCTGTCTCTCAGCGAATCAAAGATATCGGTGTCCTGCAACTTATGGGCTTCAAGCGCAGGCACATCCTTGTCTCGTTTGTGCTGGAATCGCTGCTCCTGGCACTGTTCGGAGGGCTGCTGGGTTGTTTGATTGGCTTGTTCGCCGATGGCTGGACAGCCAACAGTGTCGTCTCAGGGAGCGGTGGCGGTGGAAAATCGGTCGTTCTGGAACTGACTGTCGATGGTGCTACGCTGATTTCAGGACTGATGCTGGCCATGGTGATGGGCCTCATTGGCGGGTTTCTTCCTGCGATTTCAGCACTGAGGCTTCGGGCACTCGATGCTCTCCGCTAA
- a CDS encoding PP2C family protein-serine/threonine phosphatase, giving the protein MATPLNQIFPGAPQEWQERLRTIVDMMREMSLQHDPQAMVRAYGRRMVELMPSMRRISLSRRDLPPGQVRVTRFSGWQHEVNPWKEPEKLPHLKGGLLAELIWADEPQILNDCHISQDDPSYEFLSGQRSIMAIPLFDKGTAQNMVVLSNGEPHGFSPDELPERVWMANLFGQATQNLVLAEQLEAAYQQVERELQVVADIQRSMLPKELPRRAGLEVSAHYQTSRQAGGDYYDFFNYPDDSMGILVADVSGHGTPSAVMMALTHCIAHMLAGPPTEPSELLAHLNDHLTSRYTLESNHFITAFFGIYHPRTRCIEYSSAGHNPPRLWRARTGEIISLENATSLPLGIAPDLTWPNASLELQEGDRLVIYTDGIVEAADPQFELFGMERLDDLIRQVQGTPEELRNAILTAVDVFTHHAPASDDRTLLVIDQLT; this is encoded by the coding sequence GTGGCGACTCCTTTGAATCAGATTTTTCCTGGTGCTCCTCAGGAGTGGCAGGAACGTTTGCGCACGATCGTCGACATGATGCGCGAGATGAGTCTGCAACACGATCCTCAGGCCATGGTTCGCGCCTACGGTCGCCGGATGGTTGAACTCATGCCCAGCATGCGGCGTATTTCTCTTTCGAGACGAGATCTGCCGCCAGGCCAGGTACGTGTCACTCGCTTCAGTGGCTGGCAGCATGAAGTCAATCCGTGGAAGGAGCCCGAAAAGCTGCCACATTTGAAAGGCGGTCTCCTCGCAGAACTCATCTGGGCCGATGAGCCACAAATTCTCAATGATTGTCATATCTCGCAAGATGACCCCTCTTATGAATTCCTGAGTGGCCAGCGCAGCATCATGGCGATTCCCCTGTTCGATAAAGGAACGGCTCAGAATATGGTGGTGCTCTCGAATGGCGAGCCCCATGGCTTCTCGCCCGATGAACTTCCCGAACGTGTCTGGATGGCCAATCTCTTCGGGCAGGCGACACAAAATCTGGTCTTGGCCGAGCAACTTGAGGCGGCCTATCAGCAGGTCGAACGCGAACTTCAGGTGGTCGCCGACATTCAAAGATCCATGCTCCCCAAGGAACTTCCACGCAGGGCTGGCCTCGAAGTCTCGGCTCACTACCAGACATCCCGCCAGGCCGGTGGCGACTATTACGATTTCTTCAATTATCCCGATGACTCAATGGGCATCCTTGTGGCCGATGTCAGTGGTCACGGCACACCTTCGGCTGTGATGATGGCTTTAACTCATTGCATTGCCCACATGCTTGCCGGCCCACCGACAGAGCCCAGTGAACTCCTGGCTCATCTCAATGACCACCTGACGAGCCGGTACACACTCGAATCCAATCACTTTATCACAGCTTTTTTCGGCATCTATCATCCGCGCACCAGGTGCATTGAGTATTCATCGGCAGGGCACAATCCGCCCCGGCTCTGGCGCGCGCGAACTGGCGAAATCATCTCTCTCGAAAATGCCACCTCGCTACCCTTGGGAATTGCTCCCGATTTAACATGGCCGAACGCCAGTTTAGAACTGCAGGAAGGAGATCGACTCGTCATCTATACCGACGGTATTGTCGAAGCCGCTGATCCGCAATTTGAACTCTTTGGCATGGAGCGACTGGACGACCTCATTCGTCAGGTGCAGGGGACACCCGAAGAACTTCGCAATGCCATCCTGACTGCGGTCGATGTGTTCACGCATCACGCTCCGGCTTCTGATGACCGCACGCTACTCGTTATTGATCAATTGACGTAG
- a CDS encoding SlyX family protein: MADGPSPEDRLMAVEMALAHLQHDVEQMHEVLIAMQRELKAAHRQVTLLEGKVRALEFPDADAPIDEKPPHY; this comes from the coding sequence ATGGCCGATGGACCATCCCCCGAAGATCGACTCATGGCTGTCGAAATGGCACTGGCCCATCTGCAGCATGATGTCGAACAGATGCATGAGGTCCTCATTGCCATGCAACGCGAACTGAAAGCGGCCCATCGGCAGGTTACTCTGCTCGAAGGCAAAGTCCGTGCTCTGGAATTCCCCGATGCAGACGCGCCCATCGACGAAAAGCCGCCTCACTATTAA
- a CDS encoding Rieske (2Fe-2S) protein, which yields MMIVTVRFVSLQDTLPTGMIKAAGRAIIEKRNAILQHDGWEMTEASGLPFEETPPSSTDSEAMGGFVAVAKVGTIPEGQGRSFVVAGRQIAIFCRAGEYFATSDFCPHMGAPIADGYVDVDGGVVCPWHAWKFRLSDGCWLDNPKSKTRLECFPVRIHEGNIEIAIPQTATTPHDE from the coding sequence ATGATGATCGTCACAGTGAGATTCGTAAGCCTGCAGGATACATTGCCGACAGGGATGATCAAAGCCGCTGGGCGAGCTATCATCGAGAAGAGAAACGCGATTCTCCAGCATGATGGATGGGAAATGACGGAAGCCAGTGGTTTGCCTTTTGAAGAGACTCCACCATCTTCCACTGATTCGGAAGCGATGGGTGGCTTTGTGGCCGTTGCCAAAGTGGGAACGATTCCGGAAGGCCAGGGGCGTTCGTTTGTGGTGGCTGGCCGACAGATTGCGATTTTTTGCCGGGCTGGCGAATACTTCGCCACCAGTGACTTTTGCCCCCACATGGGAGCACCGATTGCGGACGGCTATGTGGATGTCGATGGCGGCGTGGTTTGCCCCTGGCATGCCTGGAAGTTCCGCCTGAGCGATGGCTGCTGGCTCGATAATCCCAAGTCCAAAACCCGGCTTGAATGCTTTCCCGTGCGGATACACGAAGGAAATATTGAAATCGCCATTCCCCAGACGGCGACCACCCCTCACGATGAGTGA